In Thioalkalivibrio sp. XN279, a single window of DNA contains:
- a CDS encoding MnhB domain-containing protein produces the protein MMNSRRQPGRGEPSLLLRAGLALLLVAVAGGLVAALLAGPASPGLAAAVADTLAQSGTDNPVTAVLLNFRGYDTLLEMAVLTSALMGVWALGPAPRIRETEPSPVLLGMNSVLIPLAPLICAYLLWAGATRPGGAFQAGAVLAAAGVLFVISGRRPVLQLPAAPMRWGVVIGLGFFVVVALGVMPRGVQLLEYPRDLAGTLMLLIETAATVSIALILAGLFIGGRPEGEP, from the coding sequence ATGATGAATAGCCGCCGCCAGCCAGGTCGCGGCGAGCCCAGCCTGCTGTTGCGCGCCGGGCTGGCGCTGCTCCTGGTCGCAGTGGCGGGCGGGCTGGTGGCAGCGTTGCTCGCCGGGCCGGCTTCGCCGGGGCTCGCTGCGGCGGTGGCGGACACGCTGGCGCAGAGCGGCACCGACAATCCAGTCACTGCCGTGCTGCTGAACTTCCGCGGCTACGACACCCTGCTGGAAATGGCGGTGCTGACCTCCGCCCTGATGGGCGTATGGGCGTTGGGGCCGGCGCCGCGCATCCGCGAAACCGAGCCCAGCCCGGTGCTGCTGGGCATGAACAGCGTGCTCATCCCGCTGGCGCCGCTGATCTGCGCCTACCTGTTGTGGGCCGGGGCCACCCGCCCGGGCGGCGCCTTCCAGGCGGGCGCGGTGCTGGCGGCGGCCGGCGTGCTGTTCGTGATCTCCGGTCGCCGCCCCGTGCTGCAGCTGCCGGCGGCGCCGATGCGCTGGGGCGTGGTCATCGGCCTGGGGTTTTTCGTGGTCGTCGCGCTGGGGGTGATGCCCCGCGGCGTGCAGCTGCTGGAGTATCCGCGCGATCTCGCCGGCACCCTGATGCTCCTCATCGAGACCGCGGCCACGGTCAGCATCGCCTTGATCCTGGCCGGCCTCTTCATCGGCGGCCGGCCTGAGGGCGAGCCGTGA
- a CDS encoding DUF4040 domain-containing protein: MNAGLVLDGVLVVVLLWVAWAALSSRDLFRGIVLFIAFGLLLSMGWVRLGAPDVALAEAAIGAGLAGALLLATWGRLPGKTDERPGDDLEGQRRDDE, encoded by the coding sequence GTGAACGCCGGCCTGGTCCTGGACGGGGTGCTGGTGGTGGTGCTGCTGTGGGTGGCCTGGGCCGCGCTGTCGAGCCGCGACCTGTTCCGCGGCATCGTGCTGTTCATCGCCTTCGGGCTGTTGCTGTCGATGGGCTGGGTGCGCCTGGGCGCCCCCGACGTGGCGCTGGCCGAGGCCGCCATCGGCGCCGGCCTGGCGGGCGCCCTGCTGCTCGCCACCTGGGGCCGCCTGCCGGGCAAGACCGACGAACGGCCCGGCGACGATCTCGAAGGGCAGAGGCGCGATGATGAATAG
- the mnhG gene encoding monovalent cation/H(+) antiporter subunit G, translating into MQVIDLLSTALIIAGAGFFFAGTIGVLRFPDVFSRLHAVTKGDNVGLGLTVLGLALRSGSLAVVGKLIVIWMLVLLAGATASHLIARSSLRRGIEPWSRP; encoded by the coding sequence ATGCAGGTGATTGATCTGCTCAGCACCGCTCTCATCATCGCCGGCGCAGGCTTTTTCTTCGCCGGCACGATCGGTGTGCTGCGTTTCCCCGACGTCTTCAGTCGCCTGCACGCCGTGACCAAGGGCGACAACGTCGGCCTGGGGCTGACAGTCCTGGGACTGGCCTTGCGTTCCGGCTCCCTCGCCGTGGTCGGCAAGCTGATCGTGATCTGGATGCTCGTGCTGCTGGCGGGCGCCACAGCGTCGCACCTTATCGCGCGCTCCAGCCTGCGGCGCGGCATCGAGCCATGGAGCCGGCCGTGA
- a CDS encoding monovalent cation/H+ antiporter complex subunit F, with protein sequence MNELLLGVGAFLLLNLAAGLWRVMRGPTAADRMIAAQLFGTTAVAVLLLLAEGMAQPALRDVALVFALLAAVAAVAFVQRVWSRGGGHAGD encoded by the coding sequence ATGAACGAGCTGCTGCTGGGCGTGGGCGCCTTCCTGCTCCTCAACCTGGCGGCAGGTCTGTGGCGCGTCATGCGCGGGCCGACGGCCGCGGACCGCATGATCGCGGCGCAACTGTTCGGCACCACCGCCGTGGCGGTGTTGCTGCTGCTGGCGGAGGGCATGGCGCAGCCGGCGCTGCGGGACGTGGCGCTGGTGTTCGCGCTGCTGGCCGCAGTCGCGGCTGTCGCTTTCGTGCAGCGCGTGTGGAGCCGGGGAGGCGGGCATGCAGGTGATTGA
- a CDS encoding Na+/H+ antiporter subunit E: MNASTMPAARTSRIPGWQAWLRRLLLFAALWWVLSGGGGWYVGAPFVLLATWLSLQLWTEYRLSLRGVARFLPWFAVQSLAGASDVARRALLPRMPLQPGLVRHRLRLPAGVCRVSLANVVTMLPGTLSADLVDDELVVHTLDTGRDMHAMVLDLEPRIAALFGLALEQPAQAGGAA; the protein is encoded by the coding sequence ATGAACGCCAGCACCATGCCCGCCGCGCGCACATCCCGCATACCGGGGTGGCAGGCATGGTTGCGTCGCTTGCTGCTGTTCGCCGCCCTGTGGTGGGTGCTCAGCGGGGGCGGCGGCTGGTACGTCGGCGCCCCTTTCGTCCTGCTGGCCACATGGCTGAGCCTGCAGCTGTGGACGGAATACCGTCTTTCGCTGCGGGGCGTCGCCCGCTTCCTGCCGTGGTTCGCGGTCCAGTCGCTGGCCGGCGCGAGCGACGTCGCCCGGCGCGCCCTGTTGCCGCGCATGCCGCTGCAGCCGGGCCTGGTGCGCCACCGGCTGCGCCTGCCCGCGGGCGTCTGCCGGGTGTCGCTGGCCAACGTGGTCACCATGTTGCCGGGCACGCTCAGCGCGGACCTGGTGGACGACGAGCTGGTGGTCCACACCCTGGACACGGGGCGCGACATGCATGCCATGGTGCTGGACCTCGAGCCGCGCATCGCGGCCCTGTTCGGCCTGGCCCTGGAGCAGCCGGCGCAGGCAGGGGGTGCAGCATGA
- a CDS encoding class I SAM-dependent methyltransferase, with protein MSHAYREDLSWIHDLGFGDLARNAAEVLLRELAADGVGEGLVVDLGCGSGILAETLCNSGYDVLGIDISPAMLDMARHRVPEARFRCESLLTAELPASIAVVAVGECFNYRFDESNSREALRALFRRIHAALEPGGLLLFDAAGPGRVPGDGRLKTYVDGGDWALLMHAEEDQALGRVTRCITSFRRAGELFRRDDECHELDLLPPEDVLADLARAGLEAEQLEGYGEHALPPGLHGFLARRPRAA; from the coding sequence ATGAGCCACGCCTACCGGGAAGACCTGTCCTGGATCCATGACCTGGGGTTCGGCGACCTGGCGCGCAATGCGGCGGAAGTCCTGCTGCGCGAACTGGCGGCCGATGGTGTGGGCGAGGGGCTGGTGGTGGACCTGGGCTGCGGCAGCGGCATCCTGGCGGAGACGCTGTGCAACAGCGGCTACGACGTCCTCGGCATCGATATTTCGCCCGCCATGCTCGACATGGCCCGCCATCGCGTGCCCGAGGCCCGGTTCCGCTGCGAGTCGCTGCTCACCGCCGAGCTGCCCGCGAGCATTGCGGTGGTCGCCGTGGGCGAGTGTTTCAACTACCGCTTCGACGAGAGCAACTCGCGCGAGGCGCTGCGGGCGCTGTTCCGGCGCATTCATGCGGCCCTGGAGCCCGGCGGCCTGTTGCTCTTTGACGCGGCCGGCCCCGGACGGGTCCCCGGCGACGGGCGCCTCAAGACCTATGTCGACGGCGGTGACTGGGCGTTGCTGATGCATGCCGAAGAAGACCAGGCACTCGGTCGCGTCACCCGTTGCATCACCAGTTTTCGCCGCGCCGGCGAGCTGTTCCGCCGCGACGACGAGTGCCACGAACTCGACCTGCTGCCGCCGGAAGACGTGCTGGCGGACCTGGCCCGCGCCGGTCTCGAGGCGGAGCAGCTGGAGGGCTATGGCGAGCATGCGCTGCCGCCAGGCCTGCATGGTTTCCTCGCGCGCCGGCCGCGCGCTGCCTGA
- a CDS encoding BON domain-containing protein gives MNSKSLLPAVFAVCTLLGYGLVASADEPAEPAEPAQPAATAEPEKGPKPGGSAHTFQSGKPVESWTSGAPSPDDESREERAAETEIVDNLDPVAAGETTPSSGQAREEDGPRNASDRCLVNTVEAVLDVDRAGRGAELSVDAQDGVVFLTGALDDQASIDHVQKLLAGVKGVNRVDTSGLTTSATRARAK, from the coding sequence ATGAACAGCAAATCACTATTGCCCGCCGTATTCGCTGTATGCACCCTCCTGGGTTACGGTCTGGTCGCATCCGCTGATGAGCCCGCCGAACCCGCTGAACCGGCGCAACCCGCTGCCACCGCTGAACCCGAGAAGGGCCCCAAGCCGGGTGGGTCAGCCCACACCTTCCAGTCCGGAAAGCCGGTCGAATCATGGACTTCCGGCGCCCCGTCGCCTGACGACGAGTCGCGGGAAGAACGCGCCGCCGAAACGGAGATCGTGGACAATCTCGACCCGGTCGCTGCCGGCGAGACCACGCCGAGCTCCGGCCAGGCACGAGAGGAAGATGGGCCGCGCAACGCCTCCGACAGGTGCCTGGTGAACACCGTCGAGGCCGTGCTGGATGTTGACCGTGCGGGACGTGGGGCCGAATTGTCGGTCGACGCGCAGGATGGCGTGGTGTTCTTGACTGGCGCGCTGGACGACCAGGCCTCAATCGACCACGTCCAGAAACTGCTCGCAGGCGTGAAAGGCGTCAACCGCGTAGACACCAGCGGCCTGACGACCTCCGCCACACGAGCGAGAGCGAAGTAA
- a CDS encoding AbgT family transporter → MTSTPGPEHDQEETPGRITRFLRVVEWLGNALPHPVTLFALFALSVVLFSGLMGALGVAVPDPRPDGAAGRAADGMIRVISLMNADGLRRIVQNLVTNFTSFVPLGTVLVAMLGVGVAERSGLLTAVVRAMVLRASRSTVTVTIVFAGVISNTASEMGYVVLIPLAAMVYYSLGRHPLAGLSAAFAGVSGGYSANLLLGTVDPLLAGITQEAARLIEPGYLVDASANWFFMIASTFLVVTVVSWISLKVVEPALGPYDRSQARLGDDDAHRMDELSDAERRGLRYAGLAALGMIALIALLVVPEGAVLRNPETGAIKGSPFLRGIVALIFVFFLVPGTVYGAVVGTMRSDRDVINAMAGAMSTLGLYMVLVFFAAQFVAFFSWTNLGAVTAVTGADLLKSIGLTGPLVFVFFVLMCAFVNLMLGSASAQWAVTAPIFVPMLMLLGYSPEIIQAAYRIGDSTTNIITPMMSYFGLIMAFAARYVPKAGIGTLISMMLPYSVALITLWTAFFFLWVFALGLPVGPATPTYYTP, encoded by the coding sequence GTGACGAGTACGCCCGGTCCCGAGCACGATCAAGAGGAGACTCCAGGCCGCATCACGCGCTTCCTGCGCGTGGTCGAGTGGCTCGGCAATGCGCTGCCGCACCCGGTGACGCTGTTCGCCCTGTTCGCGCTCAGTGTCGTGCTCTTCAGCGGACTGATGGGCGCGCTCGGCGTGGCGGTCCCGGATCCCCGCCCGGACGGCGCTGCGGGTCGCGCTGCCGACGGCATGATCCGCGTGATCAGCCTGATGAACGCCGACGGCCTGCGGCGCATCGTGCAGAACCTGGTCACGAACTTCACCAGCTTCGTGCCGCTGGGCACCGTGCTGGTGGCGATGCTGGGCGTGGGGGTGGCGGAACGCTCCGGTCTGCTCACCGCGGTGGTGCGCGCCATGGTGCTCAGGGCCAGCCGCAGCACTGTCACCGTGACCATCGTATTCGCCGGGGTGATTTCCAACACCGCCTCGGAGATGGGCTACGTGGTGCTCATCCCGCTGGCCGCGATGGTCTATTACTCTCTGGGCCGCCACCCGCTGGCCGGCCTGTCCGCGGCCTTCGCCGGCGTGTCCGGCGGCTACAGCGCAAACCTGCTGCTGGGGACCGTGGACCCGCTGCTGGCCGGCATCACCCAGGAGGCGGCGCGGCTCATCGAGCCCGGTTACCTGGTGGACGCCAGCGCCAACTGGTTCTTCATGATCGCCAGCACCTTCCTGGTGGTGACCGTCGTCAGCTGGATCAGCCTGAAAGTCGTCGAGCCGGCGCTCGGCCCCTACGACCGCAGCCAGGCGCGGCTGGGCGACGACGATGCGCACCGCATGGACGAGCTGTCGGATGCCGAGCGCCGCGGCCTGCGCTATGCCGGGCTCGCCGCGCTGGGGATGATCGCGCTCATCGCGTTGCTGGTGGTGCCGGAGGGCGCGGTGCTGCGCAATCCCGAGACCGGCGCCATCAAGGGCTCGCCCTTCCTGCGCGGCATCGTGGCGCTGATCTTCGTGTTCTTCCTTGTGCCGGGCACGGTGTACGGCGCCGTGGTCGGCACCATGCGCAGCGACCGCGACGTCATCAACGCCATGGCGGGCGCCATGAGCACCCTGGGCCTGTACATGGTGCTGGTGTTCTTCGCCGCCCAGTTCGTGGCTTTCTTTTCCTGGACCAACCTGGGCGCCGTCACGGCGGTGACCGGAGCAGACCTGCTCAAGTCCATCGGCCTCACGGGGCCGCTGGTGTTCGTGTTCTTCGTGCTGATGTGCGCCTTCGTCAACCTGATGCTCGGCTCGGCCTCGGCGCAGTGGGCGGTGACCGCGCCGATCTTCGTGCCCATGCTGATGCTGCTCGGCTACAGCCCGGAGATCATCCAGGCGGCTTATCGCATCGGCGACTCCACCACCAACATCATCACGCCGATGATGAGCTACTTCGGCCTGATCATGGCGTTCGCGGCGCGTTACGTGCCGAAGGCGGGCATCGGCACGCTGATCTCCATGATGCTGCCCTACTCGGTAGCGCTGATCACGCTCTGGACGGCTTTCTTCTTCCTCTGGGTTTTCGCTCTCGGGCTGCCGGTGGGACCCGCAACGCCGACCTACTACACGCCCTGA
- a CDS encoding type 1 glutamine amidotransferase, with translation MARIMVLKHVAAEPLGLLDPMIRARGHRIRYVNFQRHPDARPSLDRYQALVVLGGPMNVGENDRHPHLKVECELIETALARGLPILGICLGAQLLAHVLGARVAPARRPEIGWYAVRPRLPAAQSDPVLHPLQDEHPVFQWHGYGFDIPAGATHLAESDDCPGQAMSYQDSAWGFQFHLELDEGLIRRWLNSSSYLDDLRDSGLGHTPEKILADTQEFLPPTRRLAERVFGNWLDRLAPHGNSRVLPSR, from the coding sequence ATGGCAAGGATCATGGTGCTCAAGCATGTCGCGGCCGAACCCCTCGGCCTGCTCGACCCGATGATCCGGGCGCGGGGCCACCGCATCCGCTACGTCAATTTCCAGCGCCACCCCGACGCCCGGCCTTCCCTGGACCGCTACCAGGCCCTGGTCGTGCTGGGCGGCCCCATGAATGTCGGCGAGAACGACCGCCACCCGCACCTGAAGGTTGAGTGCGAACTGATCGAGACCGCGCTGGCGCGCGGCCTGCCGATCCTCGGCATCTGCCTCGGCGCGCAGTTGCTGGCGCACGTGCTCGGCGCGCGCGTCGCACCCGCGCGGCGTCCCGAGATCGGCTGGTATGCAGTGCGCCCGCGCCTCCCGGCGGCACAGTCCGACCCGGTGCTGCACCCGCTGCAGGACGAGCATCCGGTGTTCCAGTGGCACGGCTACGGCTTCGACATCCCCGCCGGCGCGACGCACCTGGCTGAGAGCGACGACTGCCCCGGCCAGGCGATGAGCTACCAGGACTCCGCCTGGGGCTTCCAGTTCCACCTCGAGCTGGACGAGGGGCTGATCCGGCGCTGGCTGAATTCGTCCAGCTACCTTGACGACCTGCGCGACTCCGGCCTCGGCCACACGCCAGAGAAAATCCTCGCCGACACACAGGAATTCCTTCCGCCCACGCGCCGGCTGGCCGAGCGCGTGTTCGGCAACTGGCTGGACCGCCTGGCGCCGCACGGCAACAGCCGCGTGTTGCCCTCGCGCTGA
- a CDS encoding ABC transporter ATP-binding protein: protein MPGNAREFLAVFRYSRRALELVWRTSRPLTLVLAAFTLLAGVLPAAVAWVGALIIDAVVAAAGVYRDSGVLEARPVMVLVAVEGALVAALAGAQRALSASQSLLRAQLGQRVNEMILEKALQLDLAQFEDAEFYDKLTRARREASSRPLSLVTRTFGLAQNGISLVSYGVLLAQFSGWAVLVLVLAGLPSFLAEAKFSGDAFRLFRWRSPETRMQMYLETVLAREDHAKEVQLFALGPRLLQRYREIFRKLYREDRNLTLRRDGWGFVFGLVGTVTLYGAYAWVAFTTIAGRITLGQMTMYMMLFRQGQSAVSASLSAISGMYEDNLYLSTLYEYLETPVPERCGELQRGPDPSDGIRFERVSFTYPGAETPALREIDLHIAPGESLALVGENGSGKTTLIKLLSGLYAPTSGRILLDGLDLRAWDAAVLRRRIGVIFQDFARYQFTVGENIGAGDVLHFEDEARWEQAAGQGMALPFIDTLPGRFDTQLGKWFKDGRELSGGQWQKIALARAFMRSDADILVLDEPTAAMDAAAEATVFEHFRKLTQDRIAILISHRFSTVRMADQIVVIDGGRIIEHGSHAELMALDGLYARLFSLQARGYR, encoded by the coding sequence GTGCCGGGCAACGCGCGCGAGTTCCTCGCCGTATTCCGCTACAGCCGGCGCGCCCTGGAACTGGTGTGGCGCACCAGCCGCCCGCTCACGCTGGTGCTGGCCGCCTTCACGCTGCTGGCCGGCGTGCTGCCGGCCGCCGTCGCCTGGGTCGGGGCCCTGATCATCGACGCGGTGGTCGCCGCCGCCGGCGTGTACCGGGACAGCGGCGTGCTGGAGGCGCGCCCGGTGATGGTCCTGGTGGCGGTGGAAGGCGCGCTGGTCGCGGCGCTGGCCGGCGCGCAGCGCGCCTTGTCGGCCTCGCAGTCGCTGCTGCGCGCCCAGCTCGGCCAGCGCGTCAACGAGATGATCCTGGAGAAGGCGCTGCAACTCGACCTGGCGCAGTTCGAAGACGCCGAGTTCTACGACAAGCTGACGCGGGCCCGGCGCGAGGCCTCGAGCCGCCCCCTGTCCCTGGTCACGCGCACCTTCGGCCTGGCGCAGAACGGCATCTCGCTGGTCAGCTACGGCGTGCTGCTGGCGCAGTTCTCTGGCTGGGCGGTGCTCGTGCTGGTGCTGGCCGGATTGCCGTCCTTCCTCGCCGAGGCCAAGTTCTCCGGCGACGCCTTCCGCCTGTTCCGCTGGCGCTCGCCCGAGACACGCATGCAGATGTACCTGGAGACGGTGCTGGCGCGCGAGGACCATGCCAAGGAAGTGCAGCTCTTCGCGCTCGGCCCGCGGCTGCTGCAGCGTTACCGCGAGATCTTTCGCAAGCTCTACCGCGAGGACCGCAACCTCACGCTGCGCCGCGACGGCTGGGGCTTCGTGTTCGGGCTGGTCGGCACGGTGACGCTCTACGGCGCCTATGCCTGGGTCGCATTCACCACCATCGCGGGCCGCATCACGCTCGGCCAGATGACCATGTACATGATGCTGTTCCGCCAGGGCCAGTCGGCGGTCTCGGCCAGCCTCTCGGCCATCAGCGGCATGTACGAGGACAACCTCTACCTCTCGACCCTTTACGAATACCTGGAGACGCCGGTGCCGGAGCGCTGCGGCGAGCTGCAGCGCGGCCCCGACCCGAGCGACGGCATTCGCTTCGAGCGGGTTTCCTTCACCTATCCCGGCGCGGAGACGCCGGCGCTCAGGGAGATCGACCTGCACATCGCACCGGGCGAGTCGCTGGCGCTGGTGGGCGAGAACGGCTCGGGCAAGACCACGCTGATCAAGCTGCTGTCCGGACTCTACGCCCCGACCTCAGGCCGCATCCTGCTGGACGGGCTCGACCTGCGCGCATGGGACGCCGCGGTGCTGCGCCGGCGCATCGGCGTCATCTTCCAAGACTTCGCGCGCTACCAGTTCACGGTGGGCGAGAACATCGGGGCCGGCGACGTGCTGCACTTCGAGGACGAGGCGCGCTGGGAACAGGCGGCCGGCCAGGGCATGGCGCTGCCGTTCATCGACACCCTGCCGGGGCGCTTCGATACCCAGCTCGGCAAGTGGTTCAAGGACGGGCGCGAGCTGTCCGGCGGGCAATGGCAGAAGATCGCGCTGGCGCGCGCCTTCATGCGCTCGGACGCCGACATCCTGGTGCTGGACGAGCCCACGGCGGCGATGGATGCTGCCGCCGAGGCCACGGTGTTCGAGCACTTCCGCAAGCTGACGCAGGACCGCATCGCGATACTCATCTCGCACCGCTTCTCCACCGTGCGCATGGCCGACCAGATCGTGGTCATCGACGGTGGGCGGATCATCGAGCACGGCAGCCACGCCGAGCTGATGGCGCTGGACGGCCTGTACGCGCGGCTGTTCTCGCTGCAGGCGCGCGGCTACCGCTAG
- a CDS encoding GGDEF domain-containing protein, with translation MKGRTHPERIYSLLLFAGAFVALSVAVAMHGWLPGGHGPGTAVFFVVFALFTISMGFNHPRVGYVSFDRVAQVASILIVGPVAAAWLNGLASLLYPWHRLRRGRPVQEVLTASLHNSGLMSLMVLVAGLAYQRLGGPVPLLSLGAADLALLLLMVVGMQAVNDLGMRIFIGFRDGRFPRGTSVFPFIVESGAGLGGILVAIIFNRMELAVVALLLVVLSLGMLTLTELARLRSGLETIVAERTRSLREKTRELERLATHDALTGLHNRRSADAYLDERLAEFERYGGDFSVALVDLDHFKRINDEHSHDAGDRVLEAVAARMAGSARATDLVARYGGEEFLLCFPGTDQTAAVEACEKIRREVAAMARDDVPAGVQVTMSAGVAEMRPGLSRRALLGEADHALHDAKASGRNRVVVATPEHRKGLVT, from the coding sequence ATGAAAGGACGGACGCATCCGGAGCGGATTTACTCCCTGCTGCTGTTTGCCGGCGCTTTCGTCGCGCTGTCGGTGGCGGTCGCGATGCACGGCTGGCTGCCTGGCGGACACGGCCCGGGCACGGCGGTGTTCTTCGTCGTCTTCGCGCTGTTCACCATTTCCATGGGCTTCAATCATCCGCGCGTCGGCTATGTGTCCTTCGACCGCGTCGCCCAGGTGGCGTCGATCCTCATCGTCGGCCCGGTCGCCGCCGCCTGGCTGAACGGGCTCGCCTCGCTGCTCTATCCCTGGCATCGCCTGCGCCGCGGACGCCCCGTGCAGGAGGTGCTCACGGCCTCATTGCACAACAGCGGACTGATGAGCCTCATGGTGCTGGTCGCGGGCCTGGCGTACCAGCGGCTCGGCGGGCCTGTCCCGCTGTTGTCGCTCGGGGCGGCCGACCTTGCTTTGCTGCTGCTCATGGTGGTCGGCATGCAGGCCGTGAACGACCTCGGCATGCGCATCTTCATCGGTTTTCGCGACGGCCGTTTCCCGCGCGGCACCAGCGTGTTCCCCTTCATCGTCGAGTCGGGCGCCGGCCTCGGCGGCATCCTGGTGGCGATCATCTTCAATCGCATGGAGCTGGCCGTGGTCGCGCTGCTGCTGGTGGTGCTGAGCCTGGGCATGCTGACGTTGACCGAGCTGGCGCGGCTGCGCTCCGGCCTGGAAACCATCGTGGCGGAGCGCACGCGGAGCCTGCGGGAGAAGACCCGCGAACTCGAGCGGCTCGCCACCCACGACGCGCTCACCGGGCTGCACAACCGCCGCTCCGCCGACGCCTATCTCGACGAGCGCCTGGCCGAGTTCGAGCGCTATGGCGGCGACTTCTCCGTGGCCCTCGTCGACCTGGACCATTTCAAGCGCATCAACGACGAGCATTCGCACGATGCCGGGGACCGCGTGCTCGAGGCCGTCGCCGCGCGCATGGCCGGGAGCGCCCGCGCCACGGACCTGGTGGCGCGCTATGGCGGCGAGGAATTCCTGCTCTGCTTCCCCGGCACGGACCAGACGGCCGCGGTGGAGGCCTGCGAGAAAATTCGCCGCGAAGTGGCCGCTATGGCCCGCGACGACGTGCCCGCAGGCGTGCAGGTCACCATGAGCGCCGGGGTGGCGGAAATGCGCCCCGGCCTGAGCCGCCGCGCCTTGCTCGGCGAGGCCGACCATGCGCTGCACGACGCCAAGGCGAGCGGCAGGAACCGGGTCGTGGTGGCGACGCCGGAACACCGCAAGGGCCTCGTGACCTAG
- a CDS encoding LrgB family protein: MPEFGDIWVYLAEAPLLWLTLTLVAYLGGVWLNRKLNGNPLVHPVLVAMLVLISLLLLTGTSYDTYFEGAQFIHFLLGPATVALAIPLYDNLRQVRELLWPLLLACVTGVTVAVGSAVGVAWLLGARGETLLSLAPKSVTTPIAMGIAEQIGGLPSLAAGIVLVTGAVGAVAAGPLFRFAGIHDQRAQGFALGIAAHGFGTAHALTIGMRAGAFAGLGLGLAGLLTAFALPLVVALLGP, translated from the coding sequence ATGCCTGAGTTCGGCGACATATGGGTCTACCTGGCCGAGGCGCCGTTGCTGTGGCTCACGCTGACCCTGGTCGCGTATCTCGGCGGCGTGTGGCTGAACCGCAAGCTGAACGGCAACCCGCTGGTGCACCCGGTGCTGGTGGCGATGCTGGTGCTGATCAGCCTGCTGCTGCTGACGGGCACGTCCTACGACACCTATTTCGAGGGCGCGCAGTTCATCCATTTCCTGCTCGGGCCGGCGACGGTGGCACTGGCCATTCCGCTGTACGACAACCTGCGCCAGGTGCGCGAGTTGCTGTGGCCGCTGCTGCTGGCCTGCGTGACGGGGGTGACCGTGGCGGTGGGCAGCGCCGTCGGCGTGGCGTGGCTGCTCGGCGCGCGCGGCGAGACGTTGCTTTCCCTGGCGCCCAAGTCGGTCACCACGCCGATCGCCATGGGCATCGCCGAGCAGATCGGCGGGCTGCCCTCGCTCGCGGCCGGCATCGTGCTGGTGACCGGCGCGGTGGGCGCGGTCGCGGCCGGCCCGTTGTTCCGCTTCGCCGGCATCCATGACCAGCGCGCGCAGGGCTTCGCGCTCGGCATCGCGGCGCACGGCTTCGGCACGGCGCATGCCCTGACCATCGGCATGCGCGCCGGCGCCTTCGCCGGGCTCGGCCTCGGCCTGGCCGGGTTGCTCACGGCCTTCGCGCTGCCGCTGGTCGTGGCGCTGCTGGGGCCGTAG
- a CDS encoding CidA/LrgA family protein: MLQGLALIFLCQLAGETLVRLLGVPVPGPVAGMVILLVGLVLAGGPGESLRRAGTGLLGYLTLFFVPAGVGLVTHGPRLAADWLPILVAIVVSTLATMLLVGWLVGRRVPPELEPGAAPEAGRNA; this comes from the coding sequence ATGCTGCAAGGCCTCGCGCTGATCTTCCTCTGCCAGCTTGCGGGCGAGACGCTCGTCCGCCTGCTCGGCGTGCCGGTGCCCGGGCCGGTGGCGGGGATGGTGATCCTGCTGGTCGGGCTGGTGCTCGCCGGCGGGCCGGGCGAGTCGCTGCGCCGCGCCGGCACCGGGCTGCTCGGTTACCTGACGCTGTTCTTCGTGCCCGCGGGCGTCGGGCTGGTGACGCACGGGCCGCGGCTCGCGGCCGACTGGCTGCCGATCCTGGTGGCGATCGTGGTCAGCACGCTGGCCACGATGCTGCTGGTCGGGTGGCTGGTGGGACGACGCGTCCCGCCCGAACTCGAGCCAGGTGCGGCCCCGGAGGCAGGTCGGAATGCCTGA